One Thermomonas paludicola genomic window, CCGTACCAGGTCTCCAGCAACTCCGGCGCCCAGGCGCCCAGGCAGGCGGTGAGGTTGTTGACGTCGCGCAGCAGCATGGCGCGCGCGGCGTTGTTGCCGGCGGCGCTGACCACCTGCGGAAAATCGATCACCACCGGCCCATCCGGCGCCACCAGGACGTTGTAGGCCGACAGATCACCATGGATCAGGCCAACGCACAGCATCTTCACCACCTGCCGCATCAGGAAGCGGTGGAAGCCGCAGGCCTGGTCGTGCGACAGCTCCACTTCGCCCAGCCGCGGCGCGGAATGGCCGTCGGCATCCACCACCAGTTCCATCACCAGCACGCCGTGGAAATACCCGTAAGGCTCCGGCACGCGCACGCCGGCATCGCGCAGCTGGTACAACGCGTCAACCTCGGTGTTCTTCCACGCGATTTCCTGCTGCTTGCGCCCGTATTTGCTGGCTTTCCCGATCGCCCGCGCCTCGCGA contains:
- a CDS encoding PA4780 family RIO1-like protein kinase, which encodes MKTPAGLQALIDDGVIDAVMRPLKSGKEAAVYVVRAGNEIRCAKVYKDMAQRSFQQRVQYQEGRKVRGSREARAIGKASKYGRKQQEIAWKNTEVDALYQLRDAGVRVPEPYGYFHGVLVMELVVDADGHSAPRLGEVELSHDQACGFHRFLMRQVVKMLCVGLIHGDLSAYNVLVAPDGPVVIDFPQVVSAAGNNAARAMLLRDVNNLTACLGAWAPELLETWYGEEMWALFEAGELRPDSELTGVFIHDASAPDLDSVRDAINDAREEALIRQQGREAAAGED